In Streptomyces venezuelae, the sequence GCGGTCTTCGCGGCCTCCGGCATGCCGGCGCCGCCCAGCGGGAAGGTGTACCAGCTCTGGTACGACGACGGCGGCGGGCGGATGCGTTCGGCGGGGCTGATGGACACCGGTACCCCGGCGACCGCCACCCTGCTCGACGGCCCGGTCAACGCGGCGTCGGGGATGGGCGTCACCGTCGAACCGGCCGGCGGCTCTCCGCTGCCGACCTCGGCCCCGGTGGCCCTGCTGGCCTTCCCGGCGGCCTGAGCCGGGCGCGGGTCAGACCGCCGGGGACGTCCGGAAGCGGTTGCGGTACTCCGTGGGGGTCGTGTCGAGTCTGCGGCGGAAGGCACGGACGAGGGTGTCGGTCGTGTGGAAGCCGCAGGCGGCCGCTACGCGTTCGAGGGTGTCGTCCGTGGACTCCAGCCGGTTGCGGGCCACTTCGACGCGGGCTGCTTCGATGTAGGCGGCCGGGGTGGTCCCCAGCTCCGTCTTGAAGATCCGGGTGAGCTGCCGTTCGCCGACGTGCGCCTGTTCGGCGAGGTCGGCGACGGTGAGCTGCCCGGTGATGTTCCGCGTGATGTAGTGCCGCAGGTCCTCGACGCGCCGGGTGGTCGACAGCGGTTCGAGCGGCACGCTGAACTGGCTCTGCCCGCTGGGCCGTTTCAGGTACATCACGAGCTGCCGGGCGACGCGCAGGGCGACGGACTCGCCGAAGTCCTCGGCGACGAGGGCGAGCGAGAGGTCGAGGCAGGCGCTGATCCCGGCACCGGTCCACACGTCCTGGTCCCGGATGAAGATCGGATCCGCGTCGACCTCGATCGAGGGGTGCTCGTCGGCGAGTTGGCGTGCGGTCGACCAGTGGGTGGTGGCCCGCCGGCCGTCCAGCAGCCCGGCGTCCGCGAGGATGTGCGCGCCCACGCAGACGGATGCCACGCGCCG encodes:
- a CDS encoding GlxA family transcriptional regulator → MNTAGRLVVVVLFDGVDLLDVTGPPEVFALLRRELGGVPGYRVTLAAETTDPVTTSAGVRILPDTTFREVAGRSIDTLLVPGSVEVDEEGRVRALADPAVVGRVRTLAATARRVASVCVGAHILADAGLLDGRRATTHWSTARQLADEHPSIEVDADPIFIRDQDVWTGAGISACLDLSLALVAEDFGESVALRVARQLVMYLKRPSGQSQFSVPLEPLSTTRRVEDLRHYITRNITGQLTVADLAEQAHVGERQLTRIFKTELGTTPAAYIEAARVEVARNRLESTDDTLERVAAACGFHTTDTLVRAFRRRLDTTPTEYRNRFRTSPAV